Below is a window of Tolypothrix bouteillei VB521301 DNA.
CCTTACAATGAACAAGAGTTGTTGAGGACTTTGGATGATATTATTTTTCCTTTCGCAGGGGCTGCTAAATGAGAATTACAAATTTATTTATAAACCGCTAATAAACCTGACGGAAGCTGATAATGAATTATTGTAGAGATTTTTTATTCGTAGATAAAGAAGTTAGCAATAAGGTCAAATATTTTTGATTTTGATACCAAGTTTTAGTTTAATAACTCCCTTTTGTAGAGCCTGCATACGCAGGCTTTTTTCTTAAATAACGCGAGTTCGACGAAGCTACTCCCTTTCTGGTGTAAGATTACCGACGTAATTTCTTCACAAGGTGCTCCCTTTCTCCCCAGAGCAAAACCAACTTTATCTACTGATATAGAATATCGATCTGGAGGTAATTGAGCGATGGCTACCGTCGATGAATACCGTCAATACATCCAACACCTATTAACTGAACACGCAAAACCGATCTGGGATAATCGCATTCAAGCTCAAACTATTTTTGACACTGGGATTCGATCCTCCAAAGATGCGCCATTATACGGAGTTTGCTGAAGCCTAAAATTTGCTCCCATTTCTTAAGATTTAAAAGTGTGCTTGCTACTTCCCAAAGCAAGTTATAGATAGAATCAACAAAACTACAGGAGTGCGATCGCAAATGTCAAAACAGGAGCAGGGTAATTGTTCTGGTATTGTCGGCGATGGCGTCCTTATAGCGCTGACAGAACTTGTTTTTTCAGGAATGAAAGTAATTTGTGGAAAGCAATGAATAAATTGAGATTATAGTGACAGGCTCTAAAGAACAGTTACAAACTCAATATAGAATTCTTATTTAATTTTTGAACTAAACCTATATAGGGACATTGGTAGGTAATATCCCAATAGAGTTCAGTTAACAATATATAATCCTTGAAGATCCCTCCAACTCTCCAATCGGTTGGGGGGCTAGGAGGAGCGCGTCTTATCTGAACCGTATTGGGTAATATCCACCTTACAGTACTAAAAATTTTTTACAAAATATTAATAATTACTTGATAATTATTAATATTGAATAATTGCTCCGTAAAAACCCGGATCTAAGCAAAAATCCTTCTGTGAATTTTTCCGTAATTTTAACGTGGCGAATATCGCGTTATTTAAATTTAATACTGTAAAGATATTGTAAATTGATGGCAACAATAAACACTGTTTTATCTTCACAAAGTCTTCACGATTTATTGCCATAATTCGTATTTGGTTAGGTAAGGTTTATCCTGTGAAGGAAACACATTTTTTCTTGCATTTACCAAATCTGGGTGTGTTGTTTATGCTTAATAATAAAGTTAATATTTCCAGCTTGCAAGGTTCTCAATCTAGATTGCGTACCCAACAATCTCAAATCGGTAAAGTAGACCGACCTAACAACAAAACATTTTTACTACAACGTTTTAATAACCTCCCTATTAGTAGCAAACAATTTATTGGTTTAATTACTTGTGAATTGGTATCTGTTATAGGTATAGCTGGTGGCATCATATTAATTATTAACCAAGGATTGCAAAGTCAATTATTAGAACAGGCTAAGTTGGAATTGGCTGTCACGAATGAAAATTATAATTCACAGGTCAATCAAATCAACTCAATATTGAGACAAAAAGCAATCAATCCTACAATAATTCATGCCGCGATCGCTCATAATAGTAATTCTTTAAGTCCAAGTTTACAAGAAAACACTAAAAAAATTTTAGAAGAGGAAGCTCGCAATAGCAAAATAGAGTATGCAACTCTAGTAGGTAGAGATTTTAAGATTATTGCCAATCTTAACCCTGACCGTCAAGGAGAAATTTTTAATCCTAACAATCAAGTTAGTGAGGCAATAGAAAATTCTCAAACAATAACATCCAATAGCGTTATTACATGGTCGGAATTGAGCCAAGAGTTACCTGCTTTCCCAGAAGGTTTTAAACAGCAAGACACTCTCATCCGTTATACGATCGTACCCGTTAAAGATGAAAAAACACAAACAGTTGTTGGCGCTTTAGTTGCCGGAAAAATTTTAAGTGGGAAAGATACAATCGCCAAAAAGACTGTGGAAACTATTGGAGGTGGCTACAGTGCTGTTTATTTCCGCAACATAAATGGAGAATTGGCACTAGCAACATCTTTATATCAAGATAACTTAGAAGACACTAAACAAAATTTTCCCTTACCAAAAAAAGCTTTATCTTTACTTAATATAGCTACTAAGAATTCTCCAGGAAAAACAGTCACTCAACACCTGGTTTTAGATAAGAAAACTTATGTGATAGCAGCTAAAGCCATTCCTAATAAAATGACTGAAGGAGTGGAGGGCAATCAAACAATTTCTGGTGACGCTCCTGTGGCTATTTTGGTTCGAGGCACTCCAGAAACGGCTTTGAGTGATTTATTAAGGCATGGTTGGCAAGGACAAGCTCTGACTATTTTTATTATATTGCTGTTGATTTCTCTTTGGACATTGCTTGTGGAACGGGCAATTATCAGACCAATCAAAAACTTGCAACAAACAGCACAGAAATTTACAGTTGGTCAAGCATCCACGCGATCGCAAATTTTTACCACTGATGAAATCGGGCAATTAGCTATGAGTTTTAACTCAATGGCAGACAGCCTTGCAGAACAAAACCAACGTCGAGAAAATCAAGCAAAACTAGAATTTTACCTCAACAGTATCACGACCCGCATTAGAGAAACCTTAAATCCTGCAACAGTTTTGAAGACATTAGTATCAACGACGAAAGAAGCGATACAAGCAGATAGAGTGGTTTTTTATCGTTTAGACGAGAACTTACAAGGAAAAATAGTTGCCGAGTCTTCGAGCAATATTTTAACATCAGTAATAGGAACAACTGTTATTAAACCTTACCAAATTCAAGAAGAATTTAAAGAATATGAAATAGGTCGTGTCAAAGCAGTTGATAACATTCAAGAAGTTTCTCTCAGCCCGTCTTGCTTAGAGCAAATAGCAGCGCTAGCTGTCAAAGCATATCTCATCTCGCCTATCTATGCGAACAAGCAACTATACGGCTTGTTAGTTGCTCATCAATGTTCTAATCCCCGGAACTGGCAAGTTGTAGAAATTGACTTATTTAGACAAGTTGCAGTTCAAGCAGGTTATGCTTTGGAGCAAGCACAACTTCTCCAACAAGTAGAACGTGGTGTTGCCATAACTTCCCCTGAAGAACAGCAAAACAAAGACACTCTACAAGCTCAACTCTCAGATCTTATAGATAATATAGAGAGTGCAGCGCGTGGAGACTTAACAGTACGTGCTGAAGTGACAGTTGGAGAAATTGGCACTGTTGCTGACTTTTTCAACTCCATTGTTGAAAGCCTGCGAGATATTGTGACGAAAGTCAAAGAATCAGCATTGCAAGTGAATCAGGCGATCGGATCGAACGAAGGAGCAGTCCGCCACCTAGCTGAAGAAGCCCTTGCTCAAGCAACAGAAATTCACAGCACTCTTGATGCAGTTGATAACATGACTCAATCAATTCAAGCAGTAGCAGCAAGCGCCGAACAAGCAGCTACAGTAGCCCATGATGCTGCTCACACAGCCACAAAAAGCGGGTGGGCGATGGATATGACAGTGCAACACTTCCTGCGTTTGCGAGAGACAGTCAGCGACACTGCGAAAAAAGTCAGGAGATTGGGAGAGTCAACACAACATATTTCCCGTGTCGTCGCCTTGATCAACCAGATTTCTACCCAAACAAACTTGATTGCCATCAATGCTGGTATAGAAGCATCGCGTGCGGGTGAAGAAGGTCAGGGTTTTGCGATCGTCGCTGAGGAAGTAGGAGAATTAGCAGCCCAAACTGTAGTCGCCACGCGAGAAATTGAACAGATAGTTGAGAGTATTCAACTAGAAACAACAGAAGTTGTTCAAGCAATGGAGTTAGGAACAACTCAAGTGATGGACG
It encodes the following:
- a CDS encoding methyl-accepting chemotaxis protein, which encodes MLNNKVNISSLQGSQSRLRTQQSQIGKVDRPNNKTFLLQRFNNLPISSKQFIGLITCELVSVIGIAGGIILIINQGLQSQLLEQAKLELAVTNENYNSQVNQINSILRQKAINPTIIHAAIAHNSNSLSPSLQENTKKILEEEARNSKIEYATLVGRDFKIIANLNPDRQGEIFNPNNQVSEAIENSQTITSNSVITWSELSQELPAFPEGFKQQDTLIRYTIVPVKDEKTQTVVGALVAGKILSGKDTIAKKTVETIGGGYSAVYFRNINGELALATSLYQDNLEDTKQNFPLPKKALSLLNIATKNSPGKTVTQHLVLDKKTYVIAAKAIPNKMTEGVEGNQTISGDAPVAILVRGTPETALSDLLRHGWQGQALTIFIILLLISLWTLLVERAIIRPIKNLQQTAQKFTVGQASTRSQIFTTDEIGQLAMSFNSMADSLAEQNQRRENQAKLEFYLNSITTRIRETLNPATVLKTLVSTTKEAIQADRVVFYRLDENLQGKIVAESSSNILTSVIGTTVIKPYQIQEEFKEYEIGRVKAVDNIQEVSLSPSCLEQIAALAVKAYLISPIYANKQLYGLLVAHQCSNPRNWQVVEIDLFRQVAVQAGYALEQAQLLQQVERGVAITSPEEQQNKDTLQAQLSDLIDNIESAARGDLTVRAEVTVGEIGTVADFFNSIVESLRDIVTKVKESALQVNQAIGSNEGAVRHLAEEALAQATEIHSTLDAVDNMTQSIQAVAASAEQAATVAHDAAHTATKSGWAMDMTVQHFLRLRETVSDTAKKVRRLGESTQHISRVVALINQISTQTNLIAINAGIEASRAGEEGQGFAIVAEEVGELAAQTVVATREIEQIVESIQLETTEVVQAMELGTTQVMDGTRIVDDAKQNLNQILEISRQIDLLVRSISEATASQVETSQVVSQLMKAIAATSQRTSDSSRQVSNSFAQTLQIAEELQQVVGTFQVK